The DNA region TTTATCATTAGAATTTCTCTTTTGAGCCGAGGTCAAAAATTGCACCAAAAAATCCCCTCTTGTGgtcaaatatttttcatataatgCAGCATTTAAAAAGCCTTTCTAAActgaatattttctaaaaatgtcTGAAATTATGCTataattatttgttttttctgcGGCACAACTTCCCTCTGGAATATGCATTGAAGGTGCATGAAGCCACCAACTGAAGTCAGACTCTAAGGGGTTAATAACTATTTTGACtaacttgaaaataaaattttagagAATTCTTGCACAAGATACTGCCTATATGGTATTCTCCATAGGTTGACCCTTATCAGTTTAAAAAGCTTTAAGCTTCGATTCTTTTTTATACATAGTTCTTTAATTAATTCTTAATCTTCCCGTGGGTTTTGAGACATGGGGTGCTTGTAATGGATAGCCCATGAAGCTTTTCAAATCAATACAATTTGCTCATGAATTTCATCGATGAAAGTttttagaaaacaaaggaaTTGATATACTGGTATTCGGACATAATTATGCTGTTGTGTGATATGTATTTAAGCAGATTTCACTGTAGAAACTTCTCTCTTTTCTGGCAGAGCTTTTATCTCAGTTATCAGGCGTGAGACGTTCTGCAGGGCAGCTCAATTCTTCTGGTCCTTCTGCTTCTCAGTTACAGCAGCTGCAGATGCAACTGCAGTTGGAAAGACAGCATGCACAGGCAGCAAGACAACAACTGGAAACTGCACGCAATGCCACTAGACGCACTAACACAAGCAGCATACCCACCACTCTTACACAATCTGTAGCAGCAACCAATATATCTAACACAGAAAACAATCATCAGATTATACAGAATTCCCAGTTTCTTCTTATGAGGTAATTTGGTTTGTGGTTTTAACTCTTCTTCCATTTCTATTTTCCTTGTCTTGTTGTGGACATAGAGTTCAGTGAAACTACTGCCAGATCACTAATGAAGTTTGTAGTTGAGATACTATGCTTTTGTTTGCATTTGTAACATCACCTTTTCAACCCTGTTGTTTGTTCCTAGGCAATGAATAAATATTACTTGTTTTTCaatttgaagagaaaaatatggGATTTTGCCTTGTTAACCTGTGTTTGTTTACCCTACTACTTCTGATAAGACAAGAGCCTTTATACTAATGTTTCAAACTTTTATGCTGATAATGTGAGGGGAGATAACTTTAAAGTTAGTTTTATTTAACAGGAAATGAATCTTTAATGAAGACTGAAGGTTGAATAGAGGtttatatgtaaaatattttggattaaaaaaacacagaaggaTTGTGCTATTAATAACCAGCATGCATATCTGTTTCAGAAAGTATAGTTAGATCCTACAGTTCTATAGAATAGAATAGTTCACTTGGAAGAGACCTACAACCATCATCTAATCCATTCTACTATAGAAGAGTTGTCCACTCTCATTCCAGCTCTTTTCAGAGGTTTAGAATATTGATTTTCTGGATTCAAGGGGGaggatgtttttcagttgcatGTTGAGAAAGAACAAAAGCATTTAAACAGTTTTTGTGTCTAGAAACTGGGGTTAAGTTATTGCTGTCATGCTGATTTCTATCAAAACTTGTGATAATATCTCAATCCAAAGCTTTTTGAAAATCATAAGTTTAAGGAAAGTATCTGAAAATGTCAGTCACTAATCTTGTGAGCTAGGATGGAACTGAAGCAAGAAATTCTCTTGCTTCTATTAGGTGTAGGTGCATGGACTCATAAGTAAAGGGAATGATGTACTGTGCTTTGGGAATCTCTGGGCATTATGTGTGTAGTACTGTATTTTGTGTCATGCTTGCATTTAGAAGTTGTCCTGGGGACAAAATGAACACCtaagagatgactagagaatTTTAATGCCCCTTAAAACAAAATCCCTCTGAGGGGAAACAAACTTCAgaaactgattttattttcccttcagcCTTAGAATCTACTTCTATGAAGGATTTTTTGAAGCATCTTGGAACAAGTTTGTTAAATGTTTGTATTCTTGCATCAGGACTGCCAGATAATGTCAGATCTGTACATGTCAAGAGAAATGCAGCAGTACCTAGGTTGTTTCTCAAAGGAATGGCTTTCAGATGTTATTCAGCATGCATCAGTCCAACTGTTTAAGCAATTAGTGAAAGCAAATTTTGTTGATGATACTACTAAGCCTGTCTTATCTTTCTGTGTTGCTCTGCAGGTTGAATGATCCTAAGATGTCAGAAGCAGAGCGTCAATCAAAAGAAAGCGAACAGGCAGATCACAGCTTGTTTGTTCAAGAGCTTCTACTGTCCACTTTGATGCAGGAAGAAAGTTCCTCCTCAGATGAGGATGAACGGGGAGAGATTGCTGATTTTGGTGCTATGGGCTGTGTAGATATTATGCCTCTAGATGTTGCTTTAGAAAACCTAAATTTAAAAGAGAATAATAAAGGAAATGAGCCTCCTCTTTGATGGCATTCCACTTTGCAGACAATGTCCTCTGTGCTGTATTTGCCAATGAAAGTGGACAACAACTatcttgggtttgttttggtgaTTGTAATTTCAGGTCTGTCACTCTTGTTACATTGTGTAcattcaaaggaaaagagaaaagatatATACGATAATCATTTCCACTTAACCAATTTTTACTTTTAGCAGATAAATATAGGTTGcagtgcagagaaaaaaaaaagctctgtgtCCTGTAGCTTGACGTGCAAAAAAGCTCTCCTAATACTCCACATTCaaactgaagaggaaaaaatgaaaaaaaaatctctaatgAAGCTGCTGTGTGTATTTAtgaatattaattaataaaacatGCTTGGGTGGTTTACGTTAACTGCTgcatgatttttatttcagtgtgcATGAGTTTTAGTGaccttgaaatttaaaaaaaatctaagtacAAGGAGTAAAACTATAAAACACTGTAGTCGTTTCCCATTCCCAAAACACCAAAGCTTTCCCATTATTCAAAGGTAatgtgaccaaaaaaaaaaaaaaaaaaattaaggctcACTAGCAGTTTGCAGCCATGAAGTAGACTTTGAGTAACACATGACCAATGACCTTTTTATGTGCTGTCCGTGTGTATTAATGAAAACTCAGCAATGGGCTATATTTTTGCTTACATAGTGTGACATTTTGCTGGATTGTGACCACTGTGTTGCCCTGTTAGACATCATATCCAAGTGGAATTGAACTTTGTAGTCATCTGTAGGAGACAAAAAACAAGGGCCACTACCGGCATCTACTACAAAGGGCTTCTGTGTGCCCTAACATCAAATTTTGTTCAACTTTCCTtaaagttttcctttttgtgttAAATATACCTTATTTAAGTATAAATTATTCATATATTCACTGGTGAGGAGTGTGTGTTAACCTGGATTGTGTTATTTTAGTTTTAAGACTTCATAGTCATTATAATTTTGAGT from Anomalospiza imberbis isolate Cuckoo-Finch-1a 21T00152 chromosome W unlocalized genomic scaffold, ASM3175350v1 scaffold_31, whole genome shotgun sequence includes:
- the LOC137465563 gene encoding E3 ubiquitin-protein ligase KCMF1-like isoform X2 gives rise to the protein MQCILTRVDFDLYYGGEAFSVEQPQSFTCPYCGNMGYTEISLQEHVASEHAETSTEVICPICAALPGGDPNHVTDDFAAHLTLEHRALLGYDESSGVRHVRRMFHPGRGLGGPRARRSNMHFTSSSSGGLSSSQSSYSPSNRETMDPISELLSQLSGVRRSAGQLNSSGPSASQLQQLQMQLQLERQHAQAARQQLETARNATRRTNTSSIPTTLTQSVAATNISNTENNHQIIQNSQFLLMRLNDPKMSEAERQSKESEQADHSLFVQELLLSTLMQEESSSSDEDERGEIADFGAMGCVDIMPLDVALENLNLKENNKGNEPPL